One region of Haloprofundus salilacus genomic DNA includes:
- a CDS encoding RAD55 family ATPase has product MYDLSPVLDEQVEPGTNLLVSGPPLTGKRTIALDILASGASAGDGCIFVTTKDSATRVLEEFGERIAYDDRPVAVVDCVTRQRGVGDARDDDRVKYTSSPVDMTGIGIKLSEFLQAFYAEQNVARNRIAVHSLSTLLMYSNLQTVFRFLHVFTGRIQSVDGLGLFCMDSTVHDDRTQNTLKQLFDGIVTTSEDAPPTLRL; this is encoded by the coding sequence ATGTATGACCTCTCACCCGTCCTCGACGAGCAGGTCGAACCGGGAACGAACCTTCTCGTCTCCGGTCCGCCGCTCACCGGAAAGCGAACGATTGCGTTGGACATCCTCGCATCCGGAGCCAGTGCCGGCGACGGCTGCATCTTCGTAACGACGAAAGACAGCGCCACGCGCGTTCTCGAAGAGTTCGGCGAGCGAATCGCCTACGACGACCGTCCAGTCGCCGTCGTCGACTGCGTCACCCGGCAGCGCGGCGTCGGCGACGCGCGGGACGACGACCGGGTGAAGTACACCTCGTCGCCGGTCGACATGACGGGCATCGGTATCAAGCTCTCGGAGTTTCTCCAGGCGTTCTACGCCGAGCAGAACGTCGCGCGGAACCGCATCGCAGTCCACTCGCTCTCGACGCTTCTGATGTACTCGAACCTTCAGACGGTGTTTCGCTTCCTCCACGTCTTTACGGGACGAATTCAGAGCGTCGACGGTCTGGGACTGTTCTGCATGGACTCGACGGTCCACGACGACCGAACGCAGAACACGCTCAAACAGCTTTTCGACGGCATCGTCACGACCAGCGAGGACGCGCCGCCGACGCTTCGTCTCTGA
- a CDS encoding sensor histidine kinase — MKSLPTITADRKQLAQVFQNLISNAIEYCDEDPPQIEIGAERNDGEWELRVTDNGIGMRPEQTEAIFDIFQRFHTQDEYPGTGIGLSLCEKIVERHGGEIWVESEPDEGSTFYFTIPTTEGDCRSI; from the coding sequence GTGAAATCACTCCCGACGATTACCGCCGACCGCAAGCAGCTAGCGCAGGTGTTCCAGAACCTGATCTCGAACGCGATCGAGTACTGCGACGAGGATCCGCCGCAGATCGAGATCGGTGCCGAGCGAAACGATGGAGAGTGGGAGCTCAGAGTAACTGACAACGGTATCGGAATGAGACCCGAGCAGACTGAGGCCATCTTCGATATCTTCCAGCGATTTCACACCCAAGACGAGTACCCCGGAACTGGGATCGGACTGTCGCTCTGCGAGAAAATCGTCGAACGTCACGGCGGCGAAATCTGGGTCGAGTCCGAACCCGACGAGGGATCCACGTTCTACTTCACCATTCCAACTACCGAAGGAGACTGTCGTTCGATTTGA
- a CDS encoding DUF7128 family protein: MVATTERDDMTWYECEECGLLFENEADAKQHEGNCDAEDPSYLQ, from the coding sequence ATGGTCGCCACGACAGAACGCGACGACATGACGTGGTACGAGTGCGAGGAGTGCGGACTCCTCTTCGAGAACGAGGCGGACGCGAAACAGCACGAGGGCAACTGCGACGCCGAGGACCCATCGTACCTCCAGTGA
- a CDS encoding CopG family ribbon-helix-helix protein — protein MRTSFSIPDDVVEEFDRVWREQELENRSRAVREAMLEYIEAHSRLEETTGEVVALVAFDYRHHDVIGELHAVQHEYQDVILNTSHTHQGEWCLESLFCRGSAERVRELTYRLRDFDGVRRVKLMVIRDSVE, from the coding sequence ATGCGAACAAGCTTCAGCATCCCCGACGACGTCGTCGAAGAGTTCGACCGGGTGTGGCGGGAGCAGGAACTCGAAAACCGGTCTCGGGCGGTCAGAGAAGCGATGCTGGAGTACATCGAGGCTCACTCCCGACTCGAAGAGACGACCGGGGAAGTCGTCGCGCTCGTCGCCTTCGACTACCGTCACCACGACGTGATAGGGGAACTCCACGCCGTCCAGCACGAGTATCAGGACGTCATCCTTAACACGAGTCACACCCACCAGGGGGAGTGGTGTCTCGAATCGCTGTTCTGTCGGGGGTCGGCCGAGCGGGTTCGCGAGCTGACCTACCGACTCCGCGATTTCGACGGCGTGCGTCGAGTGAAGCTGATGGTGATTCGCGATAGCGTCGAATGA
- a CDS encoding PAS domain-containing protein, giving the protein MERLVDQGRLATKKVGGNGRVWWRPFQDAALETTSGTTDVGNDSCPPPAIESLAPLGTVLDTADVGVFVLDADFDVAWIDATVERYFSLDRETAVGRDKRELIRDEIRDVVADSGASRCGSKRATRRSM; this is encoded by the coding sequence TTGGAACGCCTCGTCGACCAGGGTCGACTTGCTACCAAGAAAGTCGGTGGGAACGGACGGGTGTGGTGGCGACCCTTCCAGGATGCGGCGCTCGAGACGACATCCGGCACGACGGACGTCGGGAATGACTCGTGTCCGCCCCCCGCCATCGAGAGTCTCGCCCCCCTCGGGACCGTCCTCGACACCGCTGATGTCGGCGTCTTCGTCCTCGACGCCGACTTCGACGTCGCGTGGATCGACGCGACGGTCGAGCGGTACTTCAGTCTCGACCGCGAGACCGCGGTCGGTCGGGACAAGCGCGAGCTAATCCGGGACGAGATTCGAGACGTCGTCGCCGACTCCGGAGCCTCCAGGTGCGGATCGAAGAGAGCAACGCGGAGATCGATGTGA
- a CDS encoding DUF5796 family protein — translation MSARNDVAPSTLGVELLDIGVEVEYLDGRTTLYRGVPQKHSGPLRTGPGKETHVLVTDPTETEGVMMYVNDLKTHDEILDDSGVGRIILDDGDEEELFPGVVVRRVGGMRTEVDADPEVTRGRVFVFVEDDWGEQSFELVSEE, via the coding sequence ATGAGCGCGCGCAACGACGTCGCGCCGAGCACGCTCGGCGTCGAACTCCTCGACATCGGCGTCGAGGTCGAGTATCTCGACGGTCGAACGACGCTGTACCGCGGCGTCCCGCAGAAACACAGCGGCCCGCTCCGAACCGGACCGGGCAAGGAGACGCACGTCCTCGTCACCGACCCCACCGAGACCGAGGGAGTGATGATGTACGTCAACGACCTGAAAACGCACGACGAGATCCTCGATGACAGCGGCGTCGGCCGAATCATCCTCGACGACGGCGACGAGGAGGAACTGTTCCCCGGCGTTGTCGTCCGCCGCGTCGGCGGGATGCGCACCGAAGTCGACGCCGATCCGGAGGTGACCCGCGGCCGCGTCTTCGTCTTCGTTGAGGACGACTGGGGCGAACAGAGCTTCGAGTTAGTGTCGGAGGAGTAG
- a CDS encoding aminotransferase class I/II-fold pyridoxal phosphate-dependent enzyme — protein MELPPFELERWLDEYEPSADLMLAESGVRSLPVDRFDLDVGELGYVIPTDGDPEFRAEIGERYGRTADEVVLTCGTQEADYLTFMALLDAGDHAVVVSPTYQSLKSVPESIGSMTEVRTEPPNWDLSVDAVADAIRPETRLLVLTNPSNPTGKYLGPETMEALYDLTAENDAYLLVDEVYRMLVDDPHAPAAALGPRAISTAGVSKSYGLAGARVGWTVAEPELADAVRKWKDYTTISPPMLGQHVAKQALGEQEAEILRENREHAKQNRERVAAFVDEYELEWFEPVGVNAFPTVPEGFEGGEAFCRSVFEAESVVLAPGDVFGYPDRFRLGFGLHTDELEEGLERVGRHIETVRDESA, from the coding sequence ATGGAACTCCCACCGTTCGAGTTGGAGCGTTGGCTCGACGAGTACGAACCGAGTGCGGACCTGATGCTCGCCGAGAGCGGCGTCCGGAGTCTTCCGGTCGACCGGTTCGACCTCGACGTCGGCGAACTGGGCTACGTCATCCCGACGGACGGCGATCCCGAGTTCAGAGCCGAAATCGGCGAGCGGTACGGTCGGACGGCCGACGAGGTCGTGCTCACCTGCGGCACCCAGGAGGCGGACTACCTCACGTTCATGGCGTTGTTGGATGCCGGAGACCACGCCGTCGTCGTCTCGCCGACGTACCAGTCGCTAAAGAGCGTCCCCGAATCGATCGGCTCGATGACCGAGGTTCGAACGGAACCGCCGAACTGGGACCTCTCCGTCGACGCCGTTGCCGACGCAATTCGCCCCGAGACGCGACTGCTGGTGTTGACGAACCCCAGCAACCCGACGGGGAAGTATCTCGGTCCGGAGACGATGGAGGCACTGTACGACCTCACGGCGGAAAACGACGCCTACCTGCTCGTCGACGAGGTGTACCGGATGCTCGTCGACGACCCGCACGCTCCCGCCGCCGCGCTCGGCCCGCGGGCGATCTCGACCGCCGGCGTCTCGAAATCCTACGGACTGGCGGGTGCGCGTGTCGGATGGACTGTCGCCGAACCCGAACTTGCCGACGCAGTCCGAAAGTGGAAAGATTACACCACCATCTCGCCGCCGATGCTCGGCCAGCACGTCGCCAAGCAGGCGCTCGGCGAACAGGAAGCCGAGATTCTGCGCGAGAACCGCGAACACGCGAAACAGAATCGAGAGCGCGTCGCGGCGTTCGTCGACGAGTACGAGTTGGAGTGGTTCGAACCGGTTGGCGTCAACGCGTTTCCGACGGTTCCGGAGGGGTTCGAGGGCGGCGAGGCGTTCTGTCGGTCGGTCTTCGAAGCCGAGAGCGTCGTCCTCGCGCCGGGCGACGTGTTCGGGTACCCCGACAGATTCCGCCTCGGCTTCGGCCTGCACACTGACGAACTGGAAGAAGGACTCGAACGCGTCGGCCGCCACATCGAGACGGTCAGAGACGAGTCCGCGTAG
- a CDS encoding CoA-binding protein translates to MPITDDDGLRKLLNYDTVAVVGCSSTPGKAAHDIPAYLQEREYDVIPVNPYADEILGREAYDSIGNVEEEIDLVDVFRPSEEVAGIVNEVVARKKERGDVKAIWLQLGISDDEAAARAEEAGLEITQDHCMKVEHGRLMD, encoded by the coding sequence ATGCCAATCACCGACGACGACGGACTGCGAAAGCTACTCAACTACGACACCGTAGCGGTCGTCGGCTGTTCGTCGACGCCCGGAAAAGCCGCCCACGACATCCCGGCGTACCTCCAAGAACGCGAGTACGACGTGATTCCGGTCAACCCCTACGCCGACGAGATTCTCGGCCGGGAGGCGTACGACTCGATAGGTAACGTCGAGGAGGAAATCGACCTCGTGGACGTGTTTCGCCCGAGCGAGGAAGTCGCGGGCATCGTCAACGAAGTCGTCGCCCGCAAGAAGGAGCGCGGCGACGTGAAAGCGATCTGGCTCCAGCTCGGAATCAGCGACGACGAGGCCGCCGCCCGCGCGGAGGAAGCCGGACTCGAAATCACGCAAGACCACTGTATGAAAGTCGAACACGGTCGGCTGATGGACTGA
- a CDS encoding chorismate mutase, giving the protein MTDELTETDQHRLQPDEMSLDELREEIEDIDRELVELIARRTYVADTIAQVKAERDLPTTDEAQEDKVMERAGENAETFEVDANLVKAIFRLLIELNKVEQRESR; this is encoded by the coding sequence ATGACTGACGAACTCACAGAGACAGACCAGCACCGACTGCAACCCGACGAGATGAGTCTCGACGAACTCCGCGAGGAGATAGAGGATATCGACCGCGAACTCGTCGAACTCATCGCCCGCCGAACGTACGTCGCCGACACCATCGCGCAGGTGAAAGCCGAACGGGACCTCCCGACGACGGACGAGGCTCAGGAGGACAAGGTGATGGAGCGCGCCGGCGAGAACGCCGAGACGTTCGAGGTGGACGCGAATCTCGTGAAGGCGATTTTCCGGTTGCTCATCGAGTTGAACAAGGTCGAGCAGCGCGAGAGCAGGTAG
- a CDS encoding geranylgeranylglycerol-phosphate geranylgeranyltransferase gives MSLGERLRGLLDLTRPGNTIAAALLTATGAFIATPDAILGGQRAALAAVAATACATAAGNAVNDYFDHEIDRINRPDRAIPRGAVSPGGALAFSVALFLGAVVSAVVLPPLAIAIAVTNLLALVAYTKLFKGLPGVGNAVVAYLTGSTFLFGAAAVGDPADAFVLFLLAAVATFTREIVKDVEDVDGDREEGLRTLPIVVGERRALWVGVATMAVAILVSPVPYVYGTLGIVYLVLVVPADAVMLGAAVQSFRDPAAGQRRLKIGMFLAAGAFLAGRATTLL, from the coding sequence ATGTCTCTCGGCGAACGCCTCCGCGGTCTGCTCGATCTCACCCGACCGGGCAACACGATTGCGGCGGCGTTGCTGACGGCGACCGGCGCGTTCATCGCCACCCCGGACGCGATACTCGGCGGCCAGAGGGCAGCGTTGGCGGCGGTCGCGGCGACGGCCTGCGCGACCGCGGCAGGCAACGCGGTCAACGACTACTTCGACCACGAAATCGACCGAATCAATCGCCCCGACCGGGCGATTCCGCGCGGTGCCGTCTCCCCCGGCGGCGCGCTCGCGTTCAGCGTCGCGCTGTTTCTCGGCGCGGTTGTCTCGGCGGTAGTGCTGCCGCCGCTCGCCATCGCTATCGCGGTGACGAACCTGCTGGCGCTGGTCGCGTACACGAAACTGTTCAAAGGGCTCCCCGGCGTCGGCAACGCCGTCGTCGCGTATCTCACCGGTAGCACGTTCCTGTTCGGCGCGGCGGCTGTGGGCGACCCCGCCGACGCGTTCGTCCTGTTTCTCCTCGCGGCCGTCGCTACGTTCACCCGCGAAATCGTCAAAGACGTGGAGGACGTCGACGGCGACCGGGAGGAGGGGCTGCGGACACTCCCCATCGTCGTCGGTGAGAGGCGGGCGCTGTGGGTCGGCGTCGCCACGATGGCAGTCGCGATCCTCGTGAGTCCGGTTCCGTACGTCTACGGCACGCTCGGCATCGTCTACCTCGTGTTGGTGGTTCCCGCCGATGCGGTGATGCTCGGCGCGGCCGTCCAGTCGTTCCGCGACCCGGCCGCCGGACAACGGCGGTTGAAAATCGGGATGTTTCTGGCTGCGGGGGCGTTTCTCGCCGGTCGAGCGACGACGTTACTGTGA
- a CDS encoding shikimate kinase gives MHGRASALGAGTVLNALATGVGSAFAIDAETRASIELDDSGTVRGEVAEDPDADTRLVERCVEHCVERFGDGEGGVVRTESDVPMAAGLKSSSAAANATVLATLSALGVEVVDGEGDDPLGDADERDEPVVTRLNACRMGVEAARDAGVTVTGAFDDASASMLGGVTVTDNREDELLVRDEVGWNVLVWTPPERAYSADADAERCTRVASVAETVADLALAGRYAEAMTVNGFAFSAALGFSAEPAIEALPDAAGVSLSGTGPSVVAVGGAEALDGVRKRWDKRPGETLLTETRTDGARIHD, from the coding sequence ATGCACGGCCGCGCGTCCGCCCTCGGGGCGGGAACCGTTCTGAACGCGCTCGCGACGGGTGTCGGTTCGGCGTTCGCCATTGACGCCGAGACGCGCGCGTCCATCGAACTCGACGACTCGGGCACCGTTCGCGGCGAAGTCGCCGAGGATCCCGACGCCGACACGCGACTCGTCGAACGCTGCGTCGAACACTGCGTCGAACGCTTCGGCGACGGGGAAGGCGGCGTCGTCCGCACCGAAAGCGACGTGCCGATGGCCGCTGGACTCAAGAGTTCCAGCGCCGCCGCCAACGCTACCGTGTTGGCGACGCTCTCCGCGCTCGGCGTCGAAGTCGTCGACGGCGAGGGCGACGACCCGCTCGGAGACGCCGACGAACGCGACGAACCCGTCGTGACTCGCCTCAACGCCTGTCGGATGGGCGTCGAAGCGGCCCGCGACGCGGGCGTGACGGTGACCGGCGCGTTCGACGACGCTTCCGCCAGCATGCTCGGCGGCGTCACCGTCACCGACAACCGCGAGGACGAACTGCTCGTCCGCGACGAAGTCGGGTGGAACGTGCTGGTGTGGACGCCGCCGGAGCGCGCCTACAGCGCCGACGCCGACGCCGAGCGGTGTACCCGCGTCGCCTCCGTCGCCGAGACGGTGGCGGACCTCGCGCTCGCGGGGCGGTACGCCGAGGCGATGACCGTCAACGGCTTCGCCTTCTCGGCGGCGCTCGGCTTCTCGGCCGAACCAGCGATAGAGGCGCTCCCGGACGCGGCGGGCGTCTCGTTGTCGGGCACCGGACCGAGCGTCGTCGCCGTCGGCGGTGCGGAGGCGCTCGACGGCGTCCGAAAGCGGTGGGACAAACGCCCCGGCGAGACGCTGCTGACCGAAACGCGAACTGACGGAGCACGCATCCATGACTGA
- the surE gene encoding 5'/3'-nucleotidase SurE, whose protein sequence is MDRPRILLTNDDGIESVGFVALYDALSEVADVTAVAPADDQSAVGRKMSHRVDVTEHELGYAIEGTPADCTVVGLESLCPDVDMVVAGCNKGANLGAYVLGRSGTVSAAVEAAFFDVPAIAVSLYIPAGEVPWEEAATDTEDFREATDATTYLVERAFDAGVFEHAEYLNVNAPLPDDGPAPMQVTRPSTMYEMTAEHDAENGHITLTDRVWTRMRNDDIPDPDGTDRRAIVDGKISVSPLTAPHTTEHHESLDGLAESYRQ, encoded by the coding sequence ATGGATAGGCCTCGCATCCTCTTGACGAACGACGACGGCATCGAGAGCGTCGGGTTCGTCGCGCTGTACGACGCGCTCTCGGAGGTGGCCGACGTGACCGCCGTCGCCCCCGCCGACGACCAGAGCGCCGTCGGTCGGAAGATGTCTCACCGCGTCGACGTGACCGAACACGAACTGGGCTACGCCATCGAGGGGACGCCCGCCGACTGTACGGTCGTGGGTCTCGAATCTCTCTGCCCCGACGTGGACATGGTCGTCGCCGGGTGCAACAAGGGCGCGAACCTCGGAGCGTACGTTCTCGGGCGCTCCGGGACCGTCAGCGCCGCCGTCGAAGCCGCCTTCTTCGACGTGCCCGCCATCGCCGTCTCGCTGTACATTCCCGCCGGCGAAGTGCCGTGGGAGGAGGCCGCAACGGACACCGAAGACTTTCGGGAGGCGACGGACGCCACCACCTACCTCGTCGAGAGAGCCTTCGACGCGGGCGTCTTCGAGCACGCGGAGTACCTCAATGTCAACGCACCGCTGCCGGACGACGGTCCCGCGCCGATGCAGGTGACGCGCCCGTCGACGATGTACGAGATGACCGCCGAACACGACGCGGAGAACGGGCACATCACGCTCACCGACCGCGTCTGGACGCGAATGCGAAACGACGACATTCCGGACCCCGACGGCACCGACCGCCGCGCCATCGTCGACGGCAAAATCAGCGTGTCGCCGCTGACCGCGCCGCACACGACCGAACACCACGAATCGCTCGACGGGCTGGCCGAGTCGTATCGGCAGTAG
- a CDS encoding carbonic anhydrase codes for MNRTFVELLRRNSEHASEFENRFDDVQDSQHPNAVTVSCSDSRVLQDHVWGNENPGELFTCSNIGNRVVQRSDAGEVVSGDVLYPVEHTGTEIVVVMGHTGCGAVTATYDALTDGVSDAAGIEHCLSLLKPRLEAGIDALPSDVDRAGAINRLVEYNVDRQVECLVESDDVPKHVDVVGVVYDFQDVYSGRRGEVHVVNVGGETSVEKLRDDYPEIESRIDRLWEY; via the coding sequence ATGAATCGGACTTTCGTCGAGTTGTTGCGGCGCAACTCTGAACACGCTAGCGAGTTCGAGAACCGGTTCGATGACGTGCAGGACTCCCAGCATCCGAACGCAGTCACCGTCTCCTGTTCGGACTCGCGCGTCCTCCAGGACCACGTCTGGGGCAACGAGAACCCGGGAGAGCTGTTCACCTGTAGCAACATCGGAAACCGCGTCGTGCAGCGAAGCGACGCCGGAGAAGTGGTGTCCGGCGACGTCCTGTATCCGGTCGAACACACCGGAACGGAGATCGTCGTCGTGATGGGACACACAGGTTGCGGGGCCGTCACGGCGACGTACGACGCGTTGACCGACGGCGTCTCTGACGCCGCCGGTATCGAACACTGTCTCAGTCTCCTGAAACCCCGCCTCGAAGCGGGCATCGACGCGCTCCCCTCGGACGTGGACCGCGCGGGAGCCATAAATCGACTGGTCGAGTACAACGTCGACAGACAGGTCGAGTGCCTCGTCGAGAGCGACGACGTTCCGAAGCACGTCGACGTCGTCGGCGTCGTCTACGACTTTCAGGACGTGTACTCGGGGCGTCGCGGGGAGGTCCACGTCGTCAACGTCGGCGGCGAGACGAGCGTCGAGAAACTGCGGGACGACTACCCGGAAATCGAGTCGCGAATCGACCGACTCTGGGAGTACTGA
- a CDS encoding PLP-dependent cysteine synthase family protein, producing MTTHAAPLDSVLDAIAETPLVSVHAAPEAVPVYAKLESFNPGASVKDRIGKYMLERMLERGDVAPGGTVIEPTAGNTGIGIAVAAGQLDLNAVFVVPERFSVEKQQLMRALGAEVVNTPSEDGMGRAIDRAHELAEELDDAVVPQQFSNPLNTEAHYETTGPEVYEALDDEVGAIVAGCGTAGTLMGMARYGRERHPDTHVVAVEPQGSLYRTLTGKEAEEGEYKTEGIGTHDPTTNELFDPELVDDVVAVADCDIHAEMQRLAAEEGHLVASSAAANSLVARDVAEAIAAGEIDAPYDTVVTVFPDSSERYLSKRVYGSFEEWEN from the coding sequence ATGACCACCCACGCCGCCCCGCTCGACTCGGTGCTGGACGCCATCGCCGAGACGCCGCTCGTCTCGGTGCACGCCGCCCCCGAAGCGGTGCCCGTTTACGCCAAACTGGAGTCGTTCAACCCTGGCGCGAGCGTCAAGGACCGCATCGGGAAGTACATGCTCGAACGGATGCTCGAACGCGGCGACGTCGCCCCCGGCGGCACGGTCATCGAACCGACGGCGGGCAACACCGGCATCGGTATCGCCGTCGCCGCCGGGCAGCTAGATTTGAACGCCGTCTTCGTCGTCCCCGAGCGCTTCAGCGTCGAGAAGCAGCAGTTGATGCGTGCGCTCGGCGCAGAAGTCGTCAACACGCCCAGCGAGGACGGGATGGGCCGCGCCATCGACCGCGCCCACGAACTCGCCGAGGAGTTGGACGACGCCGTCGTCCCCCAGCAGTTCTCGAACCCGCTGAACACGGAGGCGCACTACGAGACGACGGGTCCGGAGGTGTACGAGGCGCTCGACGACGAGGTCGGTGCAATCGTCGCCGGCTGTGGGACGGCGGGGACGCTGATGGGGATGGCGCGCTACGGCCGAGAGCGGCATCCGGACACCCACGTCGTCGCCGTCGAACCGCAGGGGTCGCTCTACCGGACGCTCACGGGGAAAGAGGCCGAGGAAGGCGAGTACAAGACCGAGGGAATCGGCACACACGACCCGACGACGAACGAACTGTTCGACCCGGAACTCGTCGACGACGTGGTCGCCGTCGCCGACTGCGACATCCACGCGGAGATGCAGCGACTCGCCGCCGAGGAGGGTCACCTCGTCGCCTCCAGCGCGGCCGCCAACAGCCTCGTCGCGCGTGACGTGGCCGAAGCCATCGCGGCGGGCGAAATCGACGCGCCGTACGACACCGTGGTGACGGTGTTTCCGGACTCCAGCGAGCGCTATCTCTCGAAACGCGTCTACGGATCCTTCGAGGAGTGGGAAAATTGA
- a CDS encoding helix-turn-helix transcriptional regulator, with protein MMPKTASGPLDDIAFLARSEHRVTALDAVADRPRSRADLRAKTGASSSTIGRTLRAFEERSWIRKNKNRYEATELGVFVAAGMRELVGRFETERKLRDAWQWLPDEVGSFTIEMASDAVVTVAKADAPYCPVNRFASLLRETERFRFVGFDIALLEPCKDELRRRIVDGMHTEIIDPPNVAKYILSTYREHCSAPLESDNLAVRVHDELPPYGISLFDDRIAISCYNQDSGIVRVLIDTDSPEAREWAESTFEYYRREARPLGLELVAE; from the coding sequence ATGATGCCGAAAACCGCGAGTGGACCGCTCGACGACATCGCGTTCCTCGCGCGGTCGGAACACCGCGTTACCGCACTCGACGCAGTAGCCGACCGCCCGAGGAGCCGTGCCGACCTCCGAGCGAAGACCGGGGCGTCGTCGTCGACTATCGGACGGACGTTACGTGCGTTCGAAGAGCGTAGCTGGATTCGCAAAAATAAAAACCGATACGAAGCGACGGAACTCGGCGTGTTCGTCGCGGCGGGAATGCGAGAGCTGGTCGGTCGATTCGAAACCGAACGCAAACTCCGCGACGCCTGGCAGTGGCTTCCGGACGAAGTGGGTAGTTTCACCATCGAGATGGCTTCCGACGCAGTCGTGACGGTCGCGAAGGCCGACGCTCCGTACTGTCCAGTCAACCGATTCGCGTCGCTGCTGCGAGAGACGGAGCGGTTTCGGTTCGTCGGCTTCGACATAGCCTTGCTCGAACCCTGTAAGGACGAACTTCGTCGGCGAATCGTCGACGGAATGCACACGGAGATTATCGACCCGCCGAACGTCGCCAAGTACATCCTCTCGACCTATCGAGAGCATTGCTCCGCACCCCTCGAGAGCGACAACCTCGCGGTTCGAGTACACGACGAGTTACCGCCTTACGGCATCAGTCTCTTCGACGACCGAATCGCCATCAGTTGCTACAACCAAGACAGCGGGATCGTCCGAGTATTGATCGATACCGACTCACCGGAGGCACGCGAGTGGGCGGAATCGACCTTCGAGTACTACCGACGCGAGGCCCGCCCCCTCGGTCTCGAACTGGTTGCGGAGTGA
- a CDS encoding DUF5798 family protein yields MGLGNTARTLQKVADMGEDVYKRLNEVREQMKAMQDTVAETNNRVSTLEAEVAEQRALLEAVAEAQDIDVDAVTAEAHIAEAEDEAADAEASTADSERSEDGEAVSDDSSAHEDGAPTTTDGA; encoded by the coding sequence ATGGGACTCGGAAATACGGCACGGACGCTGCAGAAAGTCGCCGATATGGGCGAGGATGTGTACAAACGACTGAACGAGGTCCGCGAGCAGATGAAGGCGATGCAGGACACGGTCGCGGAGACGAACAACCGCGTTTCGACGCTGGAGGCGGAGGTTGCCGAACAGCGCGCGCTCCTCGAAGCCGTCGCGGAGGCACAGGATATCGACGTGGACGCGGTGACCGCCGAGGCGCACATCGCCGAGGCCGAAGACGAAGCGGCCGACGCCGAGGCGAGCACCGCCGACAGCGAACGGTCGGAAGACGGTGAGGCGGTCTCCGACGATTCGTCAGCCCACGAAGACGGCGCCCCGACCACGACGGACGGCGCGTAG